In Deltaproteobacteria bacterium, the genomic window TTAGGAGGGTGTTCCGGATGTCCCTTTTGGTGGCGGCCTCGTCCCTTAGGGCGATGGGGTAACCCCCGGCGTAAGTCACCAGGGGAGAAGGGATTCCAAGGTCCCTGCCCTCCTTCTCAAACCGGTTCCGGACCCTTTGTTCGGCCTGCCGGATCTCGGTCATCAGGCGCCGGCTGTAGTCCACGTCCTGGGGTGGACCGGTCGGTTCCAGGAAGAGGAAGTAGATTCTTCCATCCCTGGTTCTGAAATACCCCCCGGGGGAAACAAAACCCTGCCCGGGCAAGGTGAGCGGGCCGTCGCCCTTCCAGAAATCCCGGAGACCCAAGGGGTCATGCAGGATCAGCTCTTTGCCCGCGAATCCGATGGGAGAGGCAAGAAGGGCGCGGTTTTTTTGTGTCTGCTCCCGGATCCCCTCACTTGAAAGTCTCCTGGTAAGGCGGGGGAGGTCCCCCGGCCGGAGAAAGACAGGGAAGTGTTCCATGAGGCGGGAGAGCAAGGACGAGAGCTTCTTTTGGTCTGCCTTGTACCGGACCGCCCGCACCTGGGGAAGGGACAGGTATTCACCGGCCAGCATGTCCACGAAGTTCCGTATTTTTTCTGGATCCGCTCCTGCAGGGATCTCCACAAGGACCACCAGGAGGGACTGAACCCCGATCTCCTCTGTGACTTCGAGAAAGGACCGCGTGCCTGGATGATTCGATGGAAGGAGCGAAAAGAGATCGGTATTGAGCTTGAGCCGGGCAAGACCGAAGATCGCACCGAGGCTCAAGGCCAGGGCGAGGACCAGAACGGCCCTGTAATGACGGAACAGGATCCGGTGAAAAGGGTACATGTCTTGAACCCTGGAGGGTTTGTCAACCCCGGTTGAGCATCTTGTTTGCAAAATACTTCCGCCACAGGGAGTCGGCTATCTCTGCGTATTGCTCCGCGTAAGCGTCCATGGCCGGGGCCAGGTGCTCGTAGACGATTTCGGCCCCCTCGTGGGTGAAGTAGGCATTGTGCTCGAAGATGGCGTTTCGGCCGATTTCGGGCCTGTCGATGATGGTGCATGGCCGCAGGAGATTGTCGTAAGCAGGAAGGCAGGATCGGATATGCCGGAAAAGCGGGGAGTCGATGGCTTCCTGCAGGGAGCTTGTGCGGATGTTGTGGGTGGCATAATGGCAGAACACACAGGGCTCCACGTCCCCGTTGGCGTTGACGTGAAAATACTTTCTTCCCCCGGCGATGCAGCCCCCCACTACCGGGCCGTCGTTCCAGAAATCCGCCAGGAGAATGGGCTTGGCCGCCCTGAGGGCCGTCAGGCGCTCGAATTGACGGCCCCTTTGTTCCGGCGTGGGCATGAGATCCAGGTTGGGTTCCCGGCCGATGGGGACGTACATGAAATACCAGCCCAGGATGCAGCCCTTCTCGATCATGAAATCTACGAATTCGTCGCTGCTGAGAAGATCCGCATTTTCACGGGTCAGGGTGGCTGAAAAACCGAAAAGGACCCGGGCCTCCCGCAGGAGGTCCATGGCCTTCATGACCCGGGCGAACTGGCCCTTACCGCGCCGCCTGTCTGTCTCCTCCTCGTATCCTTCCACGCTGATGGCAGGGATCACATTTCCCACCTCGGCCAGCCGCCTGCAAGCGGCCTCGTCGATCAGGCTCCCGTTGGTGTACATATGGAAGATCACGTCATTGTGCTTCTCGAAGAGTTCAAAGATCCTCGGATAGAAAAGGGGTTCGCCCCCCGAAACAACGCAGAAATGGATCCCCATCTCCTTGGCCTGGCGGAAGACCCAGTCCACCTCTTCGAAGCGAAGCTCCGCTGACTTCTCATAGGAACCGGCATAGCACCCGTAGCAGTTGAGGTTGCATTTCATGCTGGGACTGATCACGAAAAATCCGGGGGGATAGAAACCGCCGTTGTTTTCCGCGAAGGCCTTCCTGCGGTTGGTGCCCACCAGCAACTGGTTGATGATGAAGGCCCGGATGATGGTCCTGCGGTGATGAGGGTTGGTGCCCCTTAGAATTCGCCGCGTGACCGCCAGGCTGGGGTGGTTCCTGTCGAACAGGTCCCGGATCCACCGGATCTTGGCCACATAGTAATCTTTCCTGACGAGCCTTTCGGCCAGCAGGGCGAGGAGGTGGTAAGCCCACCGGAAGAGTTGGTCGTTCCTGATATGGGCCAGGAGGGCGAAGAGCAGATCCAGGGCGTGAACCAGGATTCTCTGCTTTAAATTAAGAATCATTGGGAGTGTCCTCCTTATAGGGTTCATGCACCTTCGTCGGGATACCCTGTAGCTTGGCTGCAGGGAGGAGTGGCGGGTGCTTCATTCTTTTCGCATCAGAACAGTGCCCACAACTGCTTCATGGTTTCTCCTATTCCGTAAATAAAAATGCAGCCCAAGGCGCTTCCCAGGACCAGGAGAGGATAACTGGCCGTTTTGGGTAGTTTAAGGAGATGGGATAGGAGCACTCCGCTCCACATGCCGCATCCCTTCAAGGGAGTCATGGTTACGGCAACCACCCCCGGCATTCCCAGGAGGCGCATCCACCCGAAGATCTTGGAATCCAGAAGTTTCTGTTCTTTCTTCTCCGCCCTCCCCTTGAGTCTCTTGAAAAGTGCACTGTCCGAAACCGCTCCGTAGAGATGGTATAGGAACGGGACCTGGATGGTGTCGAGCAGCACGACCACCGGGAGGAGAAAGGAGATCCGGTATCCGAGAAACTGGGCGCTCAGGACGGCGGCGGGCCTTCCCCCCAGGATATAGAGGGGTATGAAGTAGATCACGAAGTGATCCGACAGGTTCTGCTTCAGGTAAGTGAGGGTGTCGAGCATGGTGATATCGATGGGTTGTCCGGGCCCAGTTTTTTTGAGACGAGACTTTATCCGAGTCGGGGCTTCATTTCAAGGCCTTCCAGGTATCCCTCGACCGAGGTGAAGGAAAAGTCCTCAAGAAGGCGGCGCATCCTTTCCGGCGTGCTTTTCACCCGGGCATTCAACACAAAGCGTCTTGAGAGGGGGAGGGGGATCCTCGGCGGACGGGGATCGAACTCACGAGGATGCAGGAAGATCACCGCCGGATAGCCGCGCCGGTTCAACCCGCGGATCGCGGCCCGGATGAGGGAATACGGAAAGACCCGTAACCCCCATCCCCCGCCGATGGGGAGGTTGAGAAATGGGGTTTCCCGGACTAGGGGGGGAAACTCCCACAGAGCTCCCACCCGGGTCATCCGCCGATGGGGTGAAGTGGGGTAGCTTGGATTCCCGATGACAGGCAGTGGAGCCATGCTGGAATCGTACCGGATCCCTTCGCCGGCAAGGATCTCCAGGGCCCAGAGGGAATCATCCCTGATGGACCACTCCGGGGCCCGGAATCCCTCTGCGGGGGAACCGGTGATCTCCGAGAGGACCTCAAGCGCTCTCACCAGGTCTTCCCTGAATTGATCCGGGCTCTGGGTGTAGACCCGGCGGTGGTGGAACCCGTGGGTGGCGATCTCGTGTCCCCTAGCCTTGATCTCGCGGATGAGGTCGGGCTCTCTTTCGGCCACGTATCCCAGGACGAAGAAGGTGGCCCTTGCCCGGAACTCGTGAAGGAGATCCAGGATCTTCCGGGTGTTCGGGAGAACCCTGGCCTCCAGCCGGTTCCAGGCGCTCTCGGGGAGCTGGTTTTCGATGCCGCAGATGTGAAACCAGTCTTCCACGTCGATGGTCAGGATATTTGGTATGCTCATATTCTTCTCTGTCTCAATCGGGCCTTCATGTCCCTGTCGTAGAGAAAAGTGAGGGGAGTCAGGAGTCGTCCCAGGGTCGGGAGGGGATCCTTCAGGGACAGGATGTCATAGGAAGTTTTTCGGTCGAAAAAACGAAAGAAGGAGGGATTCAATTTCATGCGCCGGGGATTGTGAAGAAAGTGAAGGATGTCACCGGGGAGGAGCCACCGGCACCGCACCCCGACCTTGTATCGATCCACGGGCGGAAAGTTCTCTCCCAGGGACATGCGGTAAAGAAGGTAGGGGAAATTGACGCCCGATGCGATAGCAAGGGCCAGGGAGCCCCAGAACCTCGGGTTGATTTCCATGAGCTTGCATATCCCGTCCCGTGGATCCAGTTTGAATTCCACCATGGCCACGCCGGTCCATTCAAGGGCCTCAAGCAGGGTTCGGGCCATTTCAAGAAGATCGTCCCTCCTGACACTTTCCCTGAGGGTGCTGGCGCCCCCCGAAACGGGGTACTCCCTCAGCCTCTTGTGGACGAAGGAGGCCCTGACCCGGTGGTTCTCGTCCATCAGGATACTGGCCCCGAAACCCGCTCCTTCCCTCGGTATGTATTCCTGGATCAAGGGAAAAGGAAAGATCCTATGGATCGCCCGGTACTGCCCGGCCAGGGCCTCCGGGCCGTGCACGTAAGAGACCCCGAGGGCCCCTGAGGAGATCCTGGGCTTGATGACCAGAGGGTAGGGAAGTTTTCGGGCGACTCTCTCGACCTCTGCAGGGTCCCTGAACCGCCAGGTCTTTGGCGAGGGAATTCCAAGCCGACCGGCCAATCTAAGGACCGATCCCTTGTCCCGGGCGGCGGCAAGCTTCTCAGGGGGGACGATGGGGAGGTAGGTCCATTGAGAGAAATCCTTGAGGTGCCGGGAAACGAGTTCGAGAGTGGCATCCTCCATGGGCAGCAGCAATCGATAGCGGTTCCGGGAGAACAGGCTGAGCAGTCGATCCACGAACCCCTCAGGGTCCAGGAGAGGAGAGGGGTACCGGACCCTGCGGCAACAGTACCGTGAAAAGGCAGCCGTGGCCAACCACGTGGTCTCACCCACCGTGACCCCCACCCCCTTCTTTCCGAGGGCACGGACAGCGGCCAGGGTTTTTCTCCAGTGACCATCCGTGATGAAAACTTCGCCTTGTCTTTGCTCCATCATGTCCGCCGGGGGACTCTTCGTCCCTTCAAATGCTTTGTCACGACCCGGAAAAAATGCTATAGAATGCCCCTGAAATTGGCAACCGATTATTCCTGTCTTGGGGATTTAGTTAGTGTCCATCCATGAATGAGAAAATTTGGGCAAGGTCAAGGAAGGCGAAAATTTTAACCGCCCCGCTTGGGACGACAAGCGGGACAAGCATCCATACATTGAAGTATTTCAAGGATTAAAATTTGAGCCTGACGCAGAGATTGCGGAAATTAGCCATTTATGGATGGGCACTAGTCAAGGACGAATTCTCCGGGGAACCCCCGGGGTGAAGGAGAGGTTGGGACCTGGGCGGCGGAGCATTCAAGGACAAGATTATCATCGTAACGGGCGGAACCCGCGGCATCGGGAAGGCCATTGCTCTGGCTTTCGCCGGTGAGGGTGCCCGGGTGTGCGTGAACTATTTTTCCGACAAGGACAGTGCGGGCCACATGGAAAGGGCGTTGTCCGAGAAGGGCAACCCATGGATGGTCCTGCAGGCGGACGTCTCTTCCCGGATCGAGGTGGAGGAGATGGTCCGCCAGGTCCTGACCCGCTGGGGACACGTGGACGTTCTGGTAAACAATGCGGGCATTATTCGGGACAAGATGCTTCTTTTTCTCAAGGAGGAGGACTGGGACCACGTCATCGACACGAACTTGAAGGGCACTTACCTGGTTTCCAGGGCCGTGCTCAGGAGCATGGTGGCCCGCCGCTTCGGGCGGATCATCAACATCACCTCCCCAAGCGCCTTAACGGGACGGGCGGGACAGACCAATTACTCGGCCTCCAAAGGGGGAATCATTTCCTTCACCAAGTCCCTGGCAAGGGAGGTGGCCAGGCTGGGTATAACGGTCAATGCCGTGTGTCCGGGGCTGATATCCCGCTCCATGACGGACAGGCTGGACGCGAAGACCCGGGAAGAGTTCCTGGAAATCATCCCCATGGGGCGATTCGGGGACCCGTGGGAGGTGGCAAGCGCAGCCCTCTATCTGGCCTCGGAACGGGCGGGGTATGTCACCGGGCAGGTCCTGAGCGTGGATGGAGGCCTGACCTAGCCTCCCCACCTTCCGGGGCAGGCTATTGAAAAACTACTGCGCTTGCTGATGCTCGGGTTAAAATGAGGCTCAAAATGCTCATTTACTAAATGTGAATTCCGCTTTTTCGCTTACGTTTGCCTTGCCTCAGCAGCGCTCGCTACTGTTTCAACAGCCTGTTAGAAAAAGGGTGAAAATGACGGAGAGAACTGCTTTGGAAGATCTCATTCGCGACGAGAAGTCACTGGTTGAATACCTTAAGAAATGGATCATTGAAACCCTCAAACTGGAGGACGTGAAGGCCGATCAGATCGACGCCGGTGCGCCCCTTTTCCGCGAGGGACTGGGCCTTGATTCCATCGACGCCCTGGAGCTCGTTGTGGCCCTTGAAAGGGAATTCAAGGTCGTCATCGAGGACGAGGACGTGGGCAAGAAGGCCTTTGCTTCCATCGACGCCCTGGCGGCCTTCATCCGCGAAGAACGCGGACTTGGAGCCTGATCCATGAGGTGGATGGAAACGGAGGAAACGGTCCGTTTCAACGAGGTGGATGAATGGGGAATGGCCTGGTATGGTCATTATCTGGCCTGGTTTGAGGTCGGACGAATGTTTTTGCTGAGACGGTTCGACCTGCTTCCCCGACAAATGGTGGAGCTTGGGTATATCGCCCCCGTCGTTCGCCTGGAATGCCATTACAAGCACCCTGCCGCCTCCGGGGATCGGATCATCATTCGCACCACCGTGGAAAGACCCGAGATCGCTGCCTTGAACTTTCGCTTCCAGGTTCTTCGCAAGAAGGACAGGAGACTCCTGGCCCGAGGGGCCACGACCCAGGTACTCCTGACCACCGAGAGGAAGATGATCTACTGGTTGAGGGGCGAATTAAAAGAACGGGTCCTCCGGATGGT contains:
- a CDS encoding radical SAM protein, with amino-acid sequence MILNLKQRILVHALDLLFALLAHIRNDQLFRWAYHLLALLAERLVRKDYYVAKIRWIRDLFDRNHPSLAVTRRILRGTNPHHRRTIIRAFIINQLLVGTNRRKAFAENNGGFYPPGFFVISPSMKCNLNCYGCYAGSYEKSAELRFEEVDWVFRQAKEMGIHFCVVSGGEPLFYPRIFELFEKHNDVIFHMYTNGSLIDEAACRRLAEVGNVIPAISVEGYEEETDRRRGKGQFARVMKAMDLLREARVLFGFSATLTRENADLLSSDEFVDFMIEKGCILGWYFMYVPIGREPNLDLMPTPEQRGRQFERLTALRAAKPILLADFWNDGPVVGGCIAGGRKYFHVNANGDVEPCVFCHYATHNIRTSSLQEAIDSPLFRHIRSCLPAYDNLLRPCTIIDRPEIGRNAIFEHNAYFTHEGAEIVYEHLAPAMDAYAEQYAEIADSLWRKYFANKMLNRG
- a CDS encoding small multi-drug export protein, whose product is MLDTLTYLKQNLSDHFVIYFIPLYILGGRPAAVLSAQFLGYRISFLLPVVVLLDTIQVPFLYHLYGAVSDSALFKRLKGRAEKKEQKLLDSKIFGWMRLLGMPGVVAVTMTPLKGCGMWSGVLLSHLLKLPKTASYPLLVLGSALGCIFIYGIGETMKQLWALF
- a CDS encoding polysaccharide deacetylase family protein — translated: MSIPNILTIDVEDWFHICGIENQLPESAWNRLEARVLPNTRKILDLLHEFRARATFFVLGYVAEREPDLIREIKARGHEIATHGFHHRRVYTQSPDQFREDLVRALEVLSEITGSPAEGFRAPEWSIRDDSLWALEILAGEGIRYDSSMAPLPVIGNPSYPTSPHRRMTRVGALWEFPPLVRETPFLNLPIGGGWGLRVFPYSLIRAAIRGLNRRGYPAVIFLHPREFDPRPPRIPLPLSRRFVLNARVKSTPERMRRLLEDFSFTSVEGYLEGLEMKPRLG
- a CDS encoding ATP-grasp domain-containing protein, translating into MMEQRQGEVFITDGHWRKTLAAVRALGKKGVGVTVGETTWLATAAFSRYCCRRVRYPSPLLDPEGFVDRLLSLFSRNRYRLLLPMEDATLELVSRHLKDFSQWTYLPIVPPEKLAAARDKGSVLRLAGRLGIPSPKTWRFRDPAEVERVARKLPYPLVIKPRISSGALGVSYVHGPEALAGQYRAIHRIFPFPLIQEYIPREGAGFGASILMDENHRVRASFVHKRLREYPVSGGASTLRESVRRDDLLEMARTLLEALEWTGVAMVEFKLDPRDGICKLMEINPRFWGSLALAIASGVNFPYLLYRMSLGENFPPVDRYKVGVRCRWLLPGDILHFLHNPRRMKLNPSFFRFFDRKTSYDILSLKDPLPTLGRLLTPLTFLYDRDMKARLRQRRI
- the fabG gene encoding 3-oxoacyl-[acyl-carrier-protein] reductase is translated as MGGGAFKDKIIIVTGGTRGIGKAIALAFAGEGARVCVNYFSDKDSAGHMERALSEKGNPWMVLQADVSSRIEVEEMVRQVLTRWGHVDVLVNNAGIIRDKMLLFLKEEDWDHVIDTNLKGTYLVSRAVLRSMVARRFGRIINITSPSALTGRAGQTNYSASKGGIISFTKSLAREVARLGITVNAVCPGLISRSMTDRLDAKTREEFLEIIPMGRFGDPWEVASAALYLASERAGYVTGQVLSVDGGLT
- a CDS encoding acyl carrier protein, with translation MTERTALEDLIRDEKSLVEYLKKWIIETLKLEDVKADQIDAGAPLFREGLGLDSIDALELVVALEREFKVVIEDEDVGKKAFASIDALAAFIREERGLGA
- a CDS encoding acyl-CoA thioesterase encodes the protein MRWMETEETVRFNEVDEWGMAWYGHYLAWFEVGRMFLLRRFDLLPRQMVELGYIAPVVRLECHYKHPAASGDRIIIRTTVERPEIAALNFRFQVLRKKDRRLLARGATTQVLLTTERKMIYWLRGELKERVLRMVDFCNRDQGAAR